DNA from Prunus persica cultivar Lovell chromosome G6, Prunus_persica_NCBIv2, whole genome shotgun sequence:
ctAACAACTATACTGATTAATGATgaataataaattcatatcAAAGTTGACGATTcagattaattttatttacatcatattgtatgaaattatatcttatcgaaatttcaaaaaaaaaaaaattaggtcgatttgttaaaaaaaataattaaaccaaacacaaaaaaaaaaaaatttaacataaaaaaaaattaacacaaaaaatgaattaataCAAGAAAATCATATTTGCATCCAACTCATTGGAGCAAAAATAACGTTTGCATCTCCCGGAGGTGTAAAGGAAATGTAAAAGTGGCTTTACACCTCCTAATTTACACCTTCCcactgtggatgctctaacGCCTAGCCGCAGGACAACATCGTCCTTCACCTCCAGGCCTATGCCCAACATTGAAAGTACTTTGCCGCCTTCTTAGTCTACTGATGGCAATGTCACGTGCAAAACGACACCAGCACTAGCACCCATCTCCTGCTTCCAAGCCACAATCCACCATCTCCATGTCTAGATCTCCTTTAGTCCCTTCCAATTCTTAAACCTCTATCAACTCTACCCCACCCACCATCAACACTAGATCTCAACTTGAGTTGGCGATGACGAAGACGATCTATCTGTTATCTGAGTGGATGTGACGCAGTCAGATTTCGAGAGTAGGAACAGAATGAGAAGCACGAGCTACCAAGACAACAATGCGGTGCTCAGGGACGTTAGGGCGACGATCCAATGCCGGTCGTGATTAAGACTCCATCGCCAAATGAAATCTCCACAGAGGCTTTGCAGCAGAGGGATGAGATTCTAAAGCAATTAGATGAGGTGGTGAAGGAGATAAACGATTTGAGGTCTATGAGGAATCGATAATATATCGGGAGAACTTAGTAATTATAAGAATTTTGGGGTGGGGGGTttgttcctctctctctctctctctctaactttGTGTGTTTGTTACTATATCTGAGGGCTACGCAAATTCTGAATTATAGGGTGGCTGGGTGTGAAGAGGTGGGGGCGGTGGGGTGCGGTGGTAATGGTGGTGAGGATATAAGGATGGGAAGTGGTagaaaaaaagtaaacatattatgattttttggtAGTTGAGAGAGgggatgagagagaaagaggtggagagagttttttttttaaatgaatgaattttttaataatttgttgaCTAATTGTTGACCAAATTGCCCCTCCACAACTAACataagtttaaaaaaattgacagaaaTTGAGgattgtccttgaattgcttcaaattgaaaccacatagacaaaattgacaaaattgaaatgacaGAGACCAAAGTGGTAAAAGTGACAAACTATagggaccaaaagtgactttttgcCAATATTTTAACCTTGTAATTAATGCTATTATCTATTTggattaattatatttttggtcATTGACTTTggctcaaaatcaaatttggtCATCATGATTCTAATTTTCCCAATTTTGTCACCTTATTTGCAGTAGTTAACAAATTTAGTCAAATGCCTCAATTCTGTgagtttgtttaattaaaaaatatttaatattaagtTAATAATTAACCtcaatattgaatttaattttttttgaaaaaaaattcctacCATGTTCCCCTTGTTCCGACGTCAGTCCCCCTTCCCCACCTACCCAATACCTAACCCTACCATCTTTTCTCCATGTGCCCACCACCACCTAACCCCTGAGGCCTCCAACAAGTAGAAGATCTCAAAAGACATGTGGGAGAGACTCACCCAAAAACCCAACACATTTGGAGATCTCTTTGTTGCTTAacttaatattaaatattttttaattaaacaaattgaCGGAATTAAGGCATTGGATTGAAATTGTTAACTGCTGCAAATATGGTgacgaaattgaaaaaattggaatCACGATAactaaatttgattttgagccAAACCCGAGTGacaaaaaatgtaattaaccttatttattttatagaaatgGACCAtttatattgaattaaaaaataattatagtattGATGACTCACTAAACTAGGGAGTATAATTGGAGTTTGAATTTGTTaaagagagctcctaaaataagagaatttttgctcaccactttaactcaAGGTGTACCTTCACCACTCTTCTCAACATTTGACACGTGTCCATGTGCATAACCATGGTtccacaaatacaaaataaatagttaACTATGGTTATGCCTATGGACACatgtcaagtgttgagaagGATGATGAGGGTACAAATTGGGTTAAAGtagtgagcaaaaatattttctcatAAAATAGATTTTGTGGGTCTTGAGCTaaattttaacccaaaaaaataaggagCATGAttgtaaatgctcttaattgactacaaataaaaataatgtgtTTTATTGAGGGTACCAAACTAAGTCGAACTGATAGGTTGAAATTGTCCATCGAACTAATGCTGTTAGTGGAGCAAATTTTCGAACTGACGCCAAATCACCACCTCGAACATGGCAAAGATAATTGACGACATATGCTAAAATGTCAAAATGATTCATATGTTTGATccatttggccaatttagttCGTGTATTTTCAATTTACTATTAAATGCTCTAGTCTATTCCGCCATATtactattaaaataatatgaaaattgatgttaaaaaaatttataattgatTCACAAATATACAAAGTCTCTTTCCTCCCACAACGATGTCCTTCACCCAATGGTCCCCCCTTACTCCCTCCACTTGCTACGTTAGTTTGTCTGGCAGAGTAACGCTCCTAAGTCCATGCCTTGCCAAGTAAAATATatggactaaattggccaaagtgaaaacaaatacattgtctaaatacaaaattagtgaaataccCATTCCTAGACATGAAACAATAAATATaccctatactatttaaagtatagaaacacacccaaaataaacccaaaaatcaacaactgtcgatttttttaaatttaatagcaatgttgaattatttttttgcccTTTAGCCCAAAATAAACCCAGCTCCAAGGCTCAATTAAAATAATCGACGATTGCTTCTTCAAAATCTCGGAGCTGGTTTGTGAGAAATCGATGAGCTGCTGATTTAACTAACCTCACCATCGGAGCCGCATCTCTAATTTTCATTGCTTTCTCACAGATCTTGTAGCTATTTCCAGATCTCATAGCTCAATCTCTAGCATCTTAGTCATAGGCAAGGTCGTTTTACAACTCAGGAGGTGGACTCGGGTCCTGATCCATGAGGCCGACTCTTTCCTCCATCGACAATGATGCGTTGCAGAGGCCTTTTCTCTGTTCGGTGAGATCATCGAATCGAAGATCATCAACGACCGTGAGACCGAGAGGTCTAGGGGCTTCGGCTTCGTCACTTTCAACCACGAAAAGGCCATAAGGGACGCGATCGAAGGCATAAACGGCTAGAACCTCGACGGCCGTAACATCACTATCAATGAGGCCCAATCTGGTGGAAGCGgcgatggtggtggtggtaatgGAGGTTACAACTGCGGAGGATATGGATCTAGCGGCGTTGGCTACTGAGGTGGCGGTCATCGTGAAAGCGGTGGGGATAGCGTCTCGATGACGATTCGGTTTAGGTCACTAAggtaatttgtatttgatattcatttgagttttgaattgtgattttaattttttgttgtttataatttggtttgattttagATTCGGTTTGGTTGTGAATTTGATCTTGTGTTTTGGTTTGAGCTGTGGTTAAAAATTTGTAATACTGATCAACTTTAATCTCAAGTGAAAGAAGGTGCCCATAGCCATTGCCCGGCCATTCACATCATGCTACCATTGACTATCACTGAGGTAATGAAGGTAACACTTTCAAATAGTTATATGatatagtattaacagtgtacttctatgacatagtattaacagtgtactttttttttcttgtagatatatttccttttgcctttGCGATTATTTCTGGTGAAACTATGGACAATTGGAGGTGGTTTCTGCACAGGATATCGGATGTCttgctgggttttttttttgagtttttttgtatgaaatggtattaacaatgttttcTATGAAATGGTAGTAACAATggtttttatgaaattatattaacaatgtacttctatgacatgatattaacaatgtacgtctatgacatggtattaacaatatacttctatgaaatggtattaacaatggtttattgtatgaaatggtattaacaatgttctatttgtatgaaatagtattaacaatatctttttgtaagaaatggtattaaaaatatttttttttttgggtatgaaatggtattaacaatgtttttgtatgaaatggtattaacaatgttttcctatgaaatggtattaataaTGTTTTcctatgaaatggtattaacaatgtacttctatgacatggtattaacaatgtacttctatgacatggtttCCAGAGGTTCGATGGAGAAGGAAGGGTCGTAGGGGCATGcccttggttttttttttttttttttataaaaaaaaaatctaggttgggcttgttttgggttttttgtaTTGGGCTTTTTTAAAGTTAGTTAGTGGCagtcatgtaatttataggaaattCAACACTCATTTTGTATGTAGTAAATggtttttgggtatgtttctaaagtgTATTTCATgtatggtttttttataatttcagcctctattttgggtatatcactaaagcTCCATTGTCTAAATTGGtcaaatgaataaaatatatagttcattttgttggcgtgacttgtggatattgacttactttccttacacaccaagaattcctattataattgtaattgatttactttaattcctgatttcctactgcaaatagatttaggaatttattatttacttgcccattcaggtttcgttgtattataaatataacctcctacaaggagaagaatacacagaaaattcccacaaacaaatattctctcatagttttaatattttagcatggtatcagagcctggTTCGATCTAGGGACCTGTGCTTGtgttcttcttgaaatttaagtgctcTTCTCCCCCCTTGagagggggggagggggagtgaaagggatatgtttattgacctatcccaattaccttgacatatttctatgaagatgttgcttatttcttgactccgacgaccccttctcttcaaggggagaggaagattgaagagaagttgtgtcTGAGTGAATTAGCTAACGTttatatggaagaatttattgtTGCCACTGCCGTGCTCATGGGGTTtcggtgttctgccttacctattgccgtgctcacagggtttctgtgttttgctatgtgccctattttttagggtttgctcttgtgtttccgctgtgaactttgttttagtttgtcacttgtttcactcgtggttgactaaaagatcttctctacaattggtgtttctcaagtatggtgtcctgtgactcgcttgtcaagttgggtctgcgaaatatctttgcccaacttgagggggagtgttggcgagtccttatttcattagaattttggttacttaccaattatatttcgtcctattgtaatagagattattttatttagtgttatgggggttgatgattttttcaaccctcatagaGGTAGCACCAtcgactcattctctcattctccaccaaccatcgttgagttgagtgcccagatggctccgctcctacagatgcagacttttaccccgaacccgatccagaatcaggatcctcttttgacgaccccgaccccgaccccgaccccgaccccgaccccgaccccgactatgacgacgacgaccctggccccgactccgaagatgaccccgacccccactccgatgatgaccccaacctcgaatttgtctatgattcagaccccgatccCGATTTTGACTCCGACTCCGAccccgactcaggctcagattccgatccaaattcctactcaacctgtatcctatgcttcttccgctgcacagattatgacttttcgactaacgaccccgacacatggaccagattgcgcattttgtgaaatccgaggatcaattggcggatattttgacaaatgcgatttccagtaaagcattccacaattcactagatcagttgggcattggcgacatctatgcaccaactgagggggagtgttggcgtgacttgtggatattgacttactttccttacacaccaagaattcctattataattgtaattgatttactttaattcctgatttcctactgcaaatagatttaggaatttattatttacttgcccattcaggtttcgttgtattataaatataacctcctacaaggagaagaatacacagaaaattcccacaaacaaatattctctcatagttttaatattttagcacaTTTTGGTAtttaagtaaaaacaaaaaacaacacaCAGAAGAAAGAGAACTAATTAATTGTGTATCTCTTTggtaagagcatctccaacagTAGTATCAAACAAAACTCTTTAAATTGAAGTTTGTTTGACCTACGCGGTAATTTGAAAAGCTTTGTTTGCTACTTTAATATTTTGTGCCCAAGCAgactcttcaattcaattaatgcAATGTTatggaaaataatgaaaaatatgaaaacatgtgaaaaatggctatgtatttattgtttgaaaagaaaaaaatgcatgttgttaaaattttcaagataggatttatttttccaaagtaaaattaaatgttttgaagAGTCAAGGTCAACTTACCAGCCCTAAAGGGAGAGAAATTCTTTCTAATCCGATtacggattagtaaacatgtcatAGAATAAGTGAAAATCTTAGGCTATTTTATCAAAGTCTTGGTTCACTAAAGTGACTCATATTAGAGCAGGAGCAAGAAAGAAGAATCTCAAGAATCTGCCCTAGAATAAGTAATTCTTTGAAACTGTATCATCTATTAGTAATGGCCTGCTGACCCgtttctttaaaatttaacAATCACCTAATCCAACCTTCAAATGAAATCCTTTgtaatcatcaatcaaattcTTTATTATTGCAAGAGTTattaaacaaaacatattTTATTCTCTCAAGCCAAAAAGAGGATCAAATTTGACTGTGCTTGCATCATTTTCAAAAAGTCCCTCATTATTCTGTGTTTCATAGTTTATAAACCTGTACAaggtaattatatattttattattaatcatTCCTATAGGTgagaataaatatatattataaacacaTTTGACCAAATTAAGTGCCACATTACATAATGATGGCGCATAAGATCCACTCAAATTATAACACTTAAATTTATGACATATTTACTTATCATGATTAAGTATtgtaataatttcaatttataattttttatgtgtttgtGTAACACAAAATGAATTATATAGAATATACGTTAGAATTCAATATAGAATTAACTAAAGTAGTAGTTAATCCAATTCATAATAAACAAGCATGACATTAGTTGAATTCAATATAATAACCCCGAATTTAAGCGAACCCAACCCCATGAGACCAAATTTATCCCTCGTTTGACCTAAATCCAACCAGACCATACTTGGACCATAACAAATGGGGACCTTAATTGGACCATAGTACAAAGACAACCAGGCCCCCCACAATTGGTCTCCATTCCAAATCCCAACCCTGGGTCAGTCGACAGAGAGTGGTCAGTTCAGTTATTCATGAATTTGACCAGAAAAAGGCACAACACAcggaatttatttatttaataatttttttgaaccaacccaacccaaagaGAGATGGAAAACGTGCACAAAGTCTCGCTGGCTACCTGTAGCCCATAGGGTCTTTCACACGTGAGTTGGTCTCTGGCTATACATGGAAAAGTCTGTGGCCCAGAATGGAATTTCAGAAGCAGGGTCAGAGAGTACTAAAATGggaaaaaacatataaaattaataaatccaccaatataaaaaaggcattattattatttatatatttattataattaatttgttattaTCCTGTTGAGGAGCACGAAAAGGCGCCCCCCCAACGAAAGCGGGAAACTTCGAACGAGGAAAAACCAGCACAAGTCCCACACCACAGccacccctctctctctctctctctctctctctggcggcccatatataaagcaaaattcCTAGGGTTTCAACTCAGACAGGCACTCGCAGACTTATTGACTCACTGAGTTGCGGTCATGGACGATGTCAGGGCTAGCTCGGCTTGGGTCGCAAGCCATTCTTCTCATGTCGTCGTCGACTCCTCAGGTCTCTCCACACTGTGTCTCTGTTTCAGCTGAGCAAATGCATGTCCCGTTTTATGCTTCTTAGCTTTGGTGCactttttcatttaatttactgttttttctaaatataattttttgggGATGAAGGGATTGAGAAAGTGGCGGAGACTATAGACACAATCCCGAAGGTGAATTGGGATTTCGAAGGAATTCACTATTTTGACAATGGGCCTCTCACCGTTCAGTACCTGTTTGTGTTGGATGCTTTGAATTTTTGCTTTTGGCCTGGTAGGTGGTACCAACCACGTCTCGTATATCATTTTGTTCTAATTATGGATGCCAATGAGACTGAATTAAACTATGGGTTCCTTtgctttttttcattttttgaacaTGCCAATCTAATTCCTTGTCAAGTTTACTACTTTTACTTTGTTGCTTGTTGGTTTAAGAAACTATGATTAAGTCAAGTATAATGACCTACAATAGTGGATTCAATTCTAAACAAAATGTAGAGGTAGTCATATCAAAGCATAAATTGTAGAGGTATTTATGCTTTTCCACCtttccaaattttgttttatgacTGAGCCAAGCTGTTGGCCATTGTGTTGCAACTAAGTACTTAAGTTATCTGCTTTTGTTTCATTGTACAAAAGAGTATTTTAATTTCCCTTGCTGCCCATGTTATAAAGATTTGAAGTCTTTTCATGTCAAAGTAATACTTCAATGTGTGTTTCCATCCCCGTGTGAGTCCTTTGTTGTGCAGTTTCATATGGTTACTTATGGAACCATATTTTAGTCGCTTGCAGTGTATGcagttgaagaaaaagatCATATATCAAATAACTTTATATCCCTTTCAGCAAATACTAAATGCATTGAAAACAAGCAGCTGATTGTTCATTGGCTTAAATAGCTTACACATGACTTGTGTTTATCATATTGAATTGAAAGTACCCATGCTTGtaagcaaacaaaaatttcGGTTTACTTTAAGCACTAGAATTAAGAATGTAAAAGCGAAGAAGATGGATCCTCAAGGCTGCAAAATAAAACTATAATAGAGGGAAAATGTTTCCAAACATCAAGACTTAGTATGAAAGTTTGGGCGAGTTATAGATTCATTTTATTCATATCTTTGTACATATATTTGTAGTTTGATCTACTAAATTTCTGTGCTGactctttctttatttactTTCTCTTGACAGATAAGGACTTAAATTACGATAATTTGGCCGCAGGTCTAAAGGCAGCTCTACAAAATGACATATCTGTGTTTGATGTGGATCGTCTTCAGAAGTACACTGGTACTTATTTTCTTGAACGCATATCTCTTATGCCCATACAGATATTATTTCACATCCAATGTGAGGTGCACACAAATTGCGATATATATCAAGTTTACTTCGTGGTCCCTGGTAGAAGAAAAACGATTAATAATAATAGGACAGAGAGATCAAATAATAGGTAGACTCTTGACTctgtaaaaattcaaatttatggACAAGGATTGAGCTCTTGTAAACATGTTTTGGCACTTTTAAGTCCTACATTTTGGCTTTGTAACGCTCTTCTACTGAATAGTAATTTGATTGTTATCGTTTCTGTTATAAGGTCCTGAACTACGGGAGCTGTTGAAATGGCCTTTTGGCACTTTTAAATCCTATATTTTGACCCTGTAACACTCTTCTACTGAATAgtaatttgattgaaatcgTTTCTGTTATAAGGTCCTGAACTACGGGAGCTGTTGAAATGGCCTAGGCCACTACCTCTGGAGGATGAGAGAGTTCGTTTGTTGCATGAGGTGAAATTTACCTTTACATTTATAGaagtttttattcttcaagtTTTATGTTGTTTGATTTCTTGATTAGTCTGGTTCTGGAACTAATAATTTGACCTAACCTAATATCCAAAATGTTAACTTTTGTGGCCTAGGTTGGGTTTGAGCTGGAGAGAAGCTTTGATGGCAAGGCATCCAATCTTGTAGAGTCCTGTGGAAAATCAGCTGTTAAGCTTGTAGCTCTTGTTACTCGTCACTTTCCTGGTATATTTTAGggttgaaaatatttttttatggctGCACAGTTTGTAGGGGTTATTCCCCAGGAAACAAGCATATTGACTGTCATTAGTTAAACTTTCTAGGTTTCCGAGACCACTCAGTATACAAAGGCCACCAAGTATTCTTGTATAAAAGAGCGCAGATATTTGCAGCAGATTTATGGGGTGCATTTGGTGGCCAAGGATATGGAGAATTTTATGACATTGGCTCAATTACTATTATGGCGGATTATATTGTTCCAGCTGTGCTTCGGCAGCTTGGTGTACTGAAATATAGTGCGACCCTTGCCAGCACGATTGAGGCTAATAGTCAAATAGATGCAGGCAGTGAGGAGGAAGTTGAATTACGGGCTTGCTCCATATATGCTGTGGAGAAAATGAAGGAGTTGATCAGCATGAAATCAGGGAAGCAGGTACGATTAAAGACTATTTCCTGGAGCAGTTCCAATTAGCTTATTTTCCGTTGTGGTCCTAGTgtgttatgttttatttatgaattttagatTCTTCTCATGGCTACATTTATGTAATAAAACATTcagattatttattttatctgTAAGTGTCCTGCATCAGTTTTGTTCCCACCAAAGTGAATTGTGTTTGGGCCATTTTGTTCCTCTGCATTTGAAACTAGGATAAACTTGTATCTTCTTGAATCTGTagattttcattttccttttctctacCATCACTACTCAGTCCCTTTTTCCTAATATGATTGTTCTATTTGTGGGGTTTCTTTTTCAGGTGCTGAGTATTGAGTTAGACCTTTGGCTTTGGTCTTTTGGCATTCAGTGTCCTGCTCTGCAACATCATAGGACACTCtctatatattattaagtgcacCATATTCTATCGTACTATATAATTGTTACTCGGATAAAGGAAAGATTTTGGATTTGAAGTTTCAAGTTAAAGTCTTTGGATGAGCTTGATAAACAATTTCTGACATCCTGTTTTCTTTTAGAAGTGTTGCGGCTTTTCGCATATTCCAACTAATTTTACTGTTGAACTAATGAAGATCAATAAATAATGTTATGGTAACTAAGTGATTTACCGTATGTGTCACTTTTTATTCTGATTTTAGT
Protein-coding regions in this window:
- the LOC18773964 gene encoding UPF0553 protein; its protein translation is MDDVRASSAWVASHSSHVVVDSSGIEKVAETIDTIPKVNWDFEGIHYFDNGPLTVQYLFVLDALNFCFWPDKDLNYDNLAAGLKAALQNDISVFDVDRLQKYTGPELRELLKWPRPLPLEDERVRLLHEVGFELERSFDGKASNLVESCGKSAVKLVALVTRHFPGFRDHSVYKGHQVFLYKRAQIFAADLWGAFGGQGYGEFYDIGSITIMADYIVPAVLRQLGVLKYSATLASTIEANSQIDAGSEEEVELRACSIYAVEKMKELISMKSGKQVLSIELDLWLWSFGIQCPALQHHRTLSIYY